Within the candidate division WOR-3 bacterium genome, the region TTCCTAGGATTATAGCGGTCATCAAGATAACGGACCGGGCAGCTTGCTGCACAGTCACTGCAGCCAAAACATCTTAATAATCCTGCGTCGCCTTCTTGCTTGATAATTTCCCATTTAAAATTGGCGTCAGCATTCATTAAATTGATCATTTTGCCTCCATATGTGTCGAAATTATATATACTCGAGAAGAAAAATCAAGGGTTTAAATGAGCTATTGATTTTGTTTTAAATTCATGTATAATTTTTAAACATTATGAAAAAATACCGTATTCTTATCGTTGATGATGAAGAGATCGTTCGGACAGCTCTAACCGAATGGTTGGAAAATTTAGGCTATGAAGCAAAGGCTGTGGAAGACGGTTTTAAGGCATTGGAAGCGGTAGAAAATGCGGAATGGGATGCAGCGTTGGTAGATTTAAAAATGCCAAAGATGGATGGGATAGAGACTTTGCGACGAGTTCATAAATTAAATCCGGATTTGCCAGTGATAATCATTACTGCCCATGGAACTGTGGATAGTGCGGTGATCGCCATGAAAGAAGGGGCAGCTGATTATGTTATGAAGCCGTTCAATCCCGAAGAGATTGATATTATTCTTAAAAAACTTCTTGAACATCAGGAGGTTGTGAAAGAAAATATTTTTTTGCGCAAAGAACTTGAAAAGCGATTTCAGCTGGAAGATTTAATTGGTAAGAGTTCAAAAATGCAAAAGGTTTTTGAACTGATCAAAACCGTAGCACCGACCAAATCCACTGTGCTCATCCGGGGCGAGAGCGGGACCGGGAAGGAACTTGTTGCCCGAGCGATTCATAATTTAAGTCCAAGAAGTAGGGGTCCTTTTATCGCCGCAGCCTGTGGAGCAATGCCTGAGACCTTGCTGGAGGCGGAGCTATTCGGATATGAAAAGGGGGCATTCACCGGTGCCCTGAGTCAACACAAGGGTAGGATTGAGATGGCTGACAAGGGGACCCTTTTCCTTGATGAGATCGGTGACATAAGTTTGAAGACCCAGGTTGATCTTTTAAGATTCTTACAGGAGCGGGAGTTCCGTCGGGTGGGTGGTAAGGAGATTATAAAAGTTGATACTCGGATCATCGCCGCTACTAACAAAAATCTGGAGGAGATGATAAGAAACGGGACTTTCCGTGAAGATTTATACTACCGTTTGAATGTAATCACTATTGAAATTCCCCCACTCCGTGAGCGCAAAGAGGATATTCCAATGTTGGTAGACCATTTTTTGAAAAAATTCAATCGGGAGAATAGAAAAGAGATAAATCGAGTTCTTCCAGAGGTGTTGGAACGGCTGATGGAATATGACTGGCCCGGTAATGTTCGGGAACTGGAAAATGTGATTGAACACGCAGTTGTGGTGGCAAAAGGAGATACTATCCAGTTGAAAGATTTGCCCCGGAATCTGATGGACAAGGATTTCACCCAACAAAAGATTATGACTACGGATCTGCGGTTGGCGACGGTGGAAAAGGAGCATATACAGAATGTGCTGAGACTCTGTGGCTGGAATATAAAGAAGGCAGCGTCGCTTCTTGGTATCAATCGAGTTACTTTGTATAATAAGATGGAAAAATACGGTTTAAAAAAGGCTAATCTTTAATTAAATAAAACAAAGATTAACACTGTTTCATTCCATATCCTTCTGTATCGGAAACGGGCTTTATGATTCAACCCGCAAAGTTTAATTTTTTTAAACAACAGCATTTTTGCCTTTCTTCCGTTCCGGGCGGGTGGCCGATGATTTTGGGCTAATAGTAGCAGAGATTTAAAGACGATGGAGAATGACACCGTAGCCGAATCTCCTTAATAAAACGCAGCCCGTGATGATAAGGAATACCAAGATGATAACGAGATAATCAATGGGATTTAATATTTTATCAAGATAGAATGTTC harbors:
- a CDS encoding sigma-54 dependent transcriptional regulator; the protein is MKKYRILIVDDEEIVRTALTEWLENLGYEAKAVEDGFKALEAVENAEWDAALVDLKMPKMDGIETLRRVHKLNPDLPVIIITAHGTVDSAVIAMKEGAADYVMKPFNPEEIDIILKKLLEHQEVVKENIFLRKELEKRFQLEDLIGKSSKMQKVFELIKTVAPTKSTVLIRGESGTGKELVARAIHNLSPRSRGPFIAAACGAMPETLLEAELFGYEKGAFTGALSQHKGRIEMADKGTLFLDEIGDISLKTQVDLLRFLQEREFRRVGGKEIIKVDTRIIAATNKNLEEMIRNGTFREDLYYRLNVITIEIPPLRERKEDIPMLVDHFLKKFNRENRKEINRVLPEVLERLMEYDWPGNVRELENVIEHAVVVAKGDTIQLKDLPRNLMDKDFTQQKIMTTDLRLATVEKEHIQNVLRLCGWNIKKAASLLGINRVTLYNKMEKYGLKKANL